The Cryptococcus gattii WM276 chromosome B, complete sequence genome has a segment encoding these proteins:
- a CDS encoding Peroxisome assembly protein, putative (Similar to TIGR gene model, INSD accession AAW40683.1) — translation MGEVYEGEPPAESSRAPKVNQLDADELDDALVSMLGEKVLKSIDNFKSRVSWDFKPELELVIKLVIFRLGIGDSLSRSSPGAKLQNLKLIHHPQLGIKTIRSALLLYLLLHPPIFPSYIIKRIRQHALSKQWPDLPNHEWRKKAWKVLGRIELASKIWEAFGWAGFLWDGNYPSLLMRLLGLRLVPSQPHLVKLVSYEFMNRQLVWNAFTEFLMFAIPLLPSVPQSLRLSPSTFFKPITTFFSQPTDIDYSSLPSIALDRRGLNHGDDQARRHGGPFAHLSKTTCPICYIRHSAAPVALSSTSQGSSLTLPPIPGSSEAAFGHEVPEIDSEEECRIFMPARTDCDGGCLWCYYCIGEELYRHRKANLQTANKRSKQTRNGQQELDKIEEEVKWNCLRCGGGVSKAWRADSQEEAQWYGEATVHLSR, via the exons ATGGGAGAAGTATATGAAGGGGAACCACCTGCAGAGTCTTCTAGGGCTCCTAAGGTCAACCAGCTAGATGCGGATGAGCTCGACGATGCTCTCGTATCCATGCTTGGCGAGAAGGTCTTGAAGTCGATCGATAATTTCAAA TCGAGAGTATCATGGGATTTTAAGCCCGAGCTAGAGCTTGTCATAAAGCTAGTCATATTTCGATTGGGAATTGGTGATTCATTGTCTCGCAGTTCTCCGGGCGCCAAACTCCAAAACTTGAAGCTTATCCACCATCCTCAACTAGGGATTAAAA CAATACGATCGGCGCTTTTGTTGTATTTACTGCTCCATCCCCCAATATTTCCCTCATATATCATCAAAAGGATAAGACAGCATGCGCTATCTAAGCAATGGCCGGACCTTCCAAACCACGAATGGCGTAAGAAAGCCTGGAAAGTACTTGGTAGGATTGAGTTAGCTTCTAAAATATGGGAGGCGTTTGGTTGGGCAGGCTTTCTATGGGATGGAAA TTATCCTTCGCTTTTAATGAGGCTTCTGGGACTGCGACTGGTCCCATCTCAACCACATCTCGTTAAACTCGTTTCGTACGAGTTCATGAACCGCCAACTGGTCTGGAACGCGTTCACTGAATTCCTTATGTTCGCCATACCTCTTTTACCATCAGTCCCACAGTCCCTACGTCTTTCTCCGTCTACATTTTTCAAACCCATCACCACCTTTTTCTCTCAGCCCACCGATATCGACTATAGTTCACTGCCTTCAATTGCTTTGGACCGCAGAGGCTTGAATCATGGGGATGATCAAGCAAGAAGGCATGGCGGCCCATTTGCCCATCTTTCCAAAACGACTTGCCCAATATGCTACATAAGACACTCTGCTGCTCCTGTCGCCCTGTCATCTACGTCGCAAGGCTCGTCCTTGACGCTGCCTCCCATACCTGGGTCCTCGGAGGCAGCATTCGGTCATGAAGTTCCCGAGATTGACAGTGAGGAAGAGTGCAGGATTTTCATGCCTGCTAGAACAGATTGCGATGGAGGGTGTTTGTGGTGCTATTACTGCATAGGAGAAGAACTATACAGGCATCGCAAGGCGAATCTTCAAACGGCCAATAAGCGCAGTAAGCAAACGCGAAATGGTCAACAAGAACTGGACAAGATCGAGGAAGAAGTGAAATGGAATTGTTTGAGATGTGGAGGGGGGGTTAGCAAAGCTTGGAGAGCTGACTCTCAGGAGGAAGCTCAATGGTACGGTGAGGCGACCGTTCATCTGTCGCGATAG